The genomic stretch CCGGACCAGCCCGTTAATATCTGGATTCCGTCGAACTCGGGTAATTGGTCTGCGAACACCCACGCCAACAACATGCGATTGAGCCTGTTGGTGGGGATGTTGCCATTCATGGAGCAGCAAGCACTTTGGGAACAAATTTCCAACCCGCTGGATAACAATGGTGGGACGCCGGCGATTTGGAACGCATTCGGTCCGACGCCTGACCAGATCGCGTACACACCGTGGTCGACCGAAGTCACCACGCTTCGCTGCCCAAGCGACCCTGGCTTTGGTCTGCCTGCACTTGGTCGGACGAACTACGCCGCGTGTGCGGGAGATTCCACGGACTGGATTCGCGACGGTTATCACTGGGTTCGTGCGGGTCAGCCATTGCCGTATGTGGCGACGACCGGTTCGGCGGCAAACTCGAACGCGGCGCACCGTGGCGTGTTCGTTGCCGGCCGTGGGATGAAATTCCGTGACATTCTGGATGGACTGTCCAACACCATCGCCATGGGCGAGATCTCGACCGACCTTGGCGACCGAGACATTACGACAATGGTTACCGACGGGACCTCCAACAATCGGAATAATTTGCGGAACAACCCGTCGTGGTGTCGCGAGCAAACGGCCGGGCCGGGTGCTTTCATCGACCCACTTCGTCCGCGATTCTGGGACGCGACCACCAACGTCCGCAGCGCAGCGAGCGGACGTGGTTACCGCTGGGCCGATTCGTTCCCACTGTTCACGATGATGACGACGATTCTGCCGCCGAACACCGAGTTGTGTTCGATGGGAAGTCTCGACCGTGACTTGGTGGCGTCAAACTCGAGCCGTCACCAAGGCGGTGCTCACGTGTTGTTGGGTGACGGAGCCGTCAAGTTCATCACCGATTCGATCGAAGCCGGCAATTCGCGGGCCCCGATGGTTCGCAACGGCTCGACAGGCACTTCATCGCCTGGATCGGCAAGCCCCTACGGTTTGTGGGGTTCGCTCGGCACACGCGCATCGAAGGAAGTGATTCAAGAAGAGCTCTAAGTTCACGATCACTTTCAAGTTGACTTCGACTGCCTCGGAAACGTTTCCGGGGCAGTCTTTTCTTTTTCAACCCGAACGTTTCCACGCTTAAAAAGTATTTTTACCATGCAAGCTCGCTTTCTGCTGATGGCCCTCCTGCTGACCGCCGCATTTGTCGGTTGCGGTGGCGACGCGCCAAACCGGAACGTCATGGACAACGCCGATGAAGATAAGATTGCCGAATATAATCGTATGATTCTGGACGAAGCCGATTCGTCCTCCGAAGCCGAGTCGGCTGAGAAGCCGAAAAAATAGTTTCGTCGCAAAGCCATACCGAAGCCCTGCGAGACGGTGAAGCGTCGCCGCAGGGTTTTTCGTTTTTCAACGAATCTGGCAAGTCGCGAGCAATCTTCTCGTTCCGCGTCTTACCAAGGTCAGCGGATCGCTTCCGCAACGGATCTGCGAGCGGCCTTGATGTGGCTTCGCAGTTCCCTGTTTGGCAGGCAACGGTCGTTGATCGGGAACTCGTCGAGTAGGGTACGTTTGCATCGTTTGACGAATCAGATCACTTTGTGGCTGACGTGCGCGATGCGTCGGCCTCTTTTGTGTTTCCGCCCGTTGCTGGACCCATATCATGACATTTCAATTCCGTTTCGAAAAATTCGCAGCCTTGGCATGGCTTCCACTTTTGCTTCTGTCGCATTGCTGGGCTCAGGAATCAATATCGCTCTCAATCGCTAAGCCGGCATTCGAACAAGATGGCTCCGCCGGATTCGCATCGATGGTCAGCCGCGGGTACACGCCTTTGTTCAACGGCAAGGACTTGGGCGGTTGGCGGAACCCGTACCCGTACGGTGAAGCCAAGGTCGTTGGCGGAGAAATCCATCTGCTTGCGGATCAGAAGTTTTTTCTGGTCACCGACAAGAAGTACGCTGATTTTCGCGTCAGTGTGGAGATTCATCTGCCCGAAGGTGATGCCAACTCGGGTGTCATGTTTCGATGTCATGTCGACGACGACGCGGCGAAAAAAGTTTACGGCTATCAAGCCGAGTGTGACGGATCGGATCGGCGCTGGTCGGGCGGTTTCTATGACGAGTCGCGACGAGGTTGGATCTGGCCAAGCACGAAGGGGCGATCGGAAGATCAATTCCTGAATCACGAACAGGAATCAAAGGCCTCTTTTGCAGAACCAGCGGTCGCCAATGCGCTGAATCGAAACGGCTGGAATCGCTACGTCGTTACCTGTGTGAAGGATGTGATCACGATCGAGCTCAATGGCGTTCAAACCGTTCGCTTTCGCGACGCCACGGACGCAAGCGGATTCATCGGAATTCAACATCACGGTGAAAAAGGCCAGACCTATCGATTCCGCAATCTGTTCATCAAGGAACTGCCACAGATTCCGGCGGAACAACATGTTTCGCTGGTACAGCAGGAGCCTGTTTCGATCAAGCGGATCAGCGACAAAGTCACTCAGCTTGATTTCGGCAAGGTCGCTTTCGGAAACCTTGCCATGCCGATCGCCACCGGCAGCGGAACAGGCAGCGTGCATTTCGGCGAGAAGCTAAAAGAGGGTCGCATCGATCGCAGTCCGCCCGGGACCGTTCGGTATGGAACCACTCCGATTCGCAATGGGCAGCAGCTTGGGAACTGGGTTGTGCCAGCGCCCGTTGACGCTCGAAACGTCGAACAAGCCGGGCTGATGAACGCGAATCCGCCAGCGGTCTTGACGCCTTCGAGTTGGGGTTCCGTCATGCCGTTTCGCTGGATCGAGATTGAAGGGCTCGATGATGACTTTCCGTTTGAACTGATTCGTCGGCGAGCGGCGTTTTCGGCAACTTGGAATGACGACGCGAGTTCGTTCGAGTGCTCGGACGAATCACTGAACAAGATTTGGGATCTGTGTAAGTACAGTATCAAGGCCACAACGTTTGCCGGCGTGTACGTCGACGGCGACCGTGAACGCATCCCGTACGAAGCTGATGCTTACTTGAATCAACTCAGCCACTACACCACCGATGACAACGTGAAGATGGCGGCAAGGTCTTTCGATTGGCTGATGGAAAATGGCACGTGGCCAACCGAGTGGGCGCCGCACATGGTGTTCATGGCGCATGCCGAGTGGATGTACTCGGGTGACGTCGACTGGCTGGCACATCGCTACGAATCGCTAAAGGCCAAGACGTTGATGCACCGCAGTGGTGAGGACGGTTTGGTACGCAGTTCCGAAGTGGATCAGAAGCGGACCGACATCGTTGACTGGCCGCAAAAGGAACGTGACAAGTTCGTGTTCACCGAGATCAACACGGTCGTCAACGCGTTTCATATCGAGGCACTTGAACGAATGGCCCAGATGGCGCGGGCGGTCGGGAAAGATGACGACGCGAAAGCGTTTGGCGATCGAGTGGAGCTTGCGAAAGCGGCGTTCCAAGAAACGTTGTTTGACGCCGCCGCAGGGATCTATCGCGATGGCGTGGGTACCGATCACAGCAGTATCCATGCGAACTTCTTTCCCTTGGCGTTCGGGCTTGTCCCAGCGGACAAGGTCGCCGGCGTGCTTGCGTGGCTGGAAGCGAAAGACATGCAGTGTAGCCCCTACGCGGCACAGTACTTCCTAGATGGACTCTTTGATAACGGAAGCGATCGCAAGGCAATCGAGTTGATGATCGCCGACGGTGATCGAAGTTGGAAGCATATGCTCAACAGCGGAACAACCATCAGTTGGGAAGCGTGGGATTTGAAGTACAAACCGAATCAAGACTGGAACCATGCGTGGGGCGCCGCGCCCGCAAACCTGTTGCCACGATGCGTGCTGGGCGTTCAGCCAATTGCCCCTGGCTGGTCGACCGCGATGATCCGTCCGTGCCCCGGCGGTCTAAAGCACGCTCGTGGCCGGGTTCCGACGCCGCTTGGGCCC from Rubripirellula tenax encodes the following:
- a CDS encoding DUF1559 domain-containing protein, with the translated sequence MKRKQSAFTLVELLVVIAIIGVLVGLLLPAVQAAREAARRMSCSNNFKQLGLAMHNYHSAFKRLPQHGTGTHPDQPVNIWIPSNSGNWSANTHANNMRLSLLVGMLPFMEQQALWEQISNPLDNNGGTPAIWNAFGPTPDQIAYTPWSTEVTTLRCPSDPGFGLPALGRTNYAACAGDSTDWIRDGYHWVRAGQPLPYVATTGSAANSNAAHRGVFVAGRGMKFRDILDGLSNTIAMGEISTDLGDRDITTMVTDGTSNNRNNLRNNPSWCREQTAGPGAFIDPLRPRFWDATTNVRSAASGRGYRWADSFPLFTMMTTILPPNTELCSMGSLDRDLVASNSSRHQGGAHVLLGDGAVKFITDSIEAGNSRAPMVRNGSTGTSSPGSASPYGLWGSLGTRASKEVIQEEL
- a CDS encoding family 78 glycoside hydrolase catalytic domain codes for the protein MTFQFRFEKFAALAWLPLLLLSHCWAQESISLSIAKPAFEQDGSAGFASMVSRGYTPLFNGKDLGGWRNPYPYGEAKVVGGEIHLLADQKFFLVTDKKYADFRVSVEIHLPEGDANSGVMFRCHVDDDAAKKVYGYQAECDGSDRRWSGGFYDESRRGWIWPSTKGRSEDQFLNHEQESKASFAEPAVANALNRNGWNRYVVTCVKDVITIELNGVQTVRFRDATDASGFIGIQHHGEKGQTYRFRNLFIKELPQIPAEQHVSLVQQEPVSIKRISDKVTQLDFGKVAFGNLAMPIATGSGTGSVHFGEKLKEGRIDRSPPGTVRYGTTPIRNGQQLGNWVVPAPVDARNVEQAGLMNANPPAVLTPSSWGSVMPFRWIEIEGLDDDFPFELIRRRAAFSATWNDDASSFECSDESLNKIWDLCKYSIKATTFAGVYVDGDRERIPYEADAYLNQLSHYTTDDNVKMAARSFDWLMENGTWPTEWAPHMVFMAHAEWMYSGDVDWLAHRYESLKAKTLMHRSGEDGLVRSSEVDQKRTDIVDWPQKERDKFVFTEINTVVNAFHIEALERMAQMARAVGKDDDAKAFGDRVELAKAAFQETLFDAAAGIYRDGVGTDHSSIHANFFPLAFGLVPADKVAGVLAWLEAKDMQCSPYAAQYFLDGLFDNGSDRKAIELMIADGDRSWKHMLNSGTTISWEAWDLKYKPNQDWNHAWGAAPANLLPRCVLGVQPIAPGWSTAMIRPCPGGLKHARGRVPTPLGPVEIDWKKESTFTISLALPDGMTAKVDLPATDASKGVFVDGKDVDATKVGDRWVLDKLMTGSVKIEVK